CAGCGGCTGTGATGCGATTCGGCGCCGTCGCTCAAGTAGATGATGACCGTGTTATCGAGCATTGTGCCGTCCCCTTCTTTGATCGCGTCGAGCTTCTTCGCGAGCTTGGCGATCTGTTCAAAGTGAAAGCGGCGGATCATGTTCGATAGTGCGAACCAATCCATGTCGTTCTCGCTGCCGCCGTGGCCGATGTGATGCTTCCCCTTCTTGAGGCCGAGTCCGGTGAAGCAAATATCGAAATCGCGGATGCCTGCCCCCGACGAAATCGTCAGCACGTTGGTGAGACCCGCGACGAGCGCCGCAGCGCCAAGGTCGAATTGCGCATCGAGTCGATCGGTCTCGACGGCGGACGTGTACTTGTCGCTCGTGACGGGCGCATGTTCCCGCAGGGTGTGCTCGATCTCGTTCAGCCGGCTTTGACGGTCGCGGAGCGTATCGAGCGTTTCGAGATAAGCACCCAGCTGCTCTCGTTCGGGTCCGGCGAGTTTATTCTCGACCCGGCGGACGTCCTCGCGGATAAAATCGAGCAGGTTGTTCTTAGCAGTGAACTCCTGCTTCGCCATGCCGCCGGCGACACTGCCGAAGAGCGCGGCATAGGCTTGGTCGGGTTTGACCATGTGCGGAAGCGGCTTGTCGGCCGCCCAGGCTGAGACGTTGTATAACACGCTGTTTTCCAGCCGCTTGGAAACACCGAGACCGAGGAAGGGAAAGATGCCCGGCAACTGCTTCGCGAGTGCGCCGTCGATCGTTTCGCTTAGCACCGCGGTACTTTCGCCACTACCGCGGCCTTGCCCGAAAGCGCCCAATGCTTGAAAGTTGGTGGAGTGTCCGCCGCTGCATACCTTGCCAGAAAGCCCCTGAACGATCGTGACCTTGTCTTTCCATGGCGTGAGCGGCGCGAGGGCCATCGGCAACGTCTGGTCGGCGAGCGACAGATCAACCAGTTCGCTTGGCCCACCCAGCGGACGCTGGTCGCGAGCTTTCCGCTTGTATCCCTCTGGCGCGCCTTGCTGCGGCGTGAAGCCGTTGCTTTCGACGACAAACACGAACCGCTTCGGCCGCGTTGCCAATCCGGCCGCTTGCGCGGTGAGCCGGGAGAGAATGGGCTGGAGCAGGAGCGTTCCCGCGCCGAGCGAGAAACCTTTGAGCAGATCACGACGTGCGAGGGACATGGCGGAGTTCCTGTTTGGTTAACTAGGAATGGCCGGAGCGGCTCAGTCGTTACTGAAAATTCAGGGATTATCGGCAGCGTTCTTTGCGGGAACACGATACAAGAATGAGTCGCTACTAAGTAAACTAACGATCAGCGCCTGCATGCTGCCATCCTTAAGGACGTAATCTTCGTGGGCTCGTCGCAGAGTAGCGGCATCGCCCAAAGTTTCGTTCCGGCCGAGCCAATAGCGGAACGCATGGCGGACAAATACCTGTTCCGTCACCGGTGAGTCCGCCAGTTTGTGCAACAATTCCACGCCGTTCTGCACATCGCCGTTTAGTTCCGCATCAAGCGTGAAATCCAGGCCGCCGGTCGAGTTGACCGGAATCTCTTTCAACACCTTGCCCAGTGGCTTGCCTTTCTTATCGAGATTGGCGGCGGTCGCTTCTGCGTCGAGCACTGTCTCCTTGGAGCGGTAGCGGCCGAAATGATCGAACACTTCAAACGGTAGGCCAACGCGGTTCATATACTGATGACATTGATAGCAGTACTTCTCGTGCGTGACGAGCATCCGCTCACGCAGCGTGTGGTGCGGTGCGTCGGGCAACTGCGCATCGACAGTAATCGGAAGATCCGGCACCACGCCGCCGAGCAACCGCTCGCGAACCCACTTGCCGCGGAGGATTGCGTGATTGTCGTCGGCAGTCGACCAAGCAACGAGCCACGAGGGTTGCGTGAGGATGCCAGCGCGCTCCTGCTTCGGAAGTTCGACAGGTTGCTGATCGGGGAAGTCCGTCAGATTGTATGATTCGTAAACTGCACGGCCCGGTAAGTTCGGCTTTTTATCTTTGAACTTCACCGGGTCTTTCTTTTTATCTTCTTCGAACTTTGCTAAGGCTTCGGCACGTTTCTTTTTGGAATCGGCGGCCCCCTTGTACATGACGAACGCTTTGTTCGTGGTGAGTAATTCTTTCAAAACCTGCTTGTCCTGTTCGAGGATATTGGAAATCAGCTGATCGGTGTCTTCGACGAGCGCCCGCGGGTCGTGAGCCGGCATGTCTTTTGTTTCTTTAAAGACCTCCACGGCGTTTTCATAACCAAAGTACTCCCGGAAGAACCGGAGGATCCGCGGTTTAGCGAGCTTCGCGTCTGCGAGCAGCTTGCGAACGGCAACGGCGACTCCTTCCTGCGTATCGAGATCGCCACTCGCTGCCGCAGCGCTCAGCCAGGCTGGGGGACGGTCGTCGGTCAGGCCGAGGCTGATGGCTGACGCGATCTCATTTGGCGACAAGCGCACCCGGCCCTTGTCATCGAGCGGACCGGCTCCGAGTTCATAGCGAAAGATCCCCTCCGGCAGCAAAAACACAGCAGCGAGCGAATAACGAACGCCAGCGACTCGCCCGGCTTCGGCGAGGTTCTTCTTCATGAACGCTGTAAATCGCTGCAATTCTTCGGCCGTCGGTTCTCGTTCGAGCGCTCGGGCGAACTGCAGCTTGATTGCCTTCTCGACTTCCGCATCGCCGAGCGGCAATCTCTCATCGACAAAAGCCAGGAAGTCTTTCTGCGCGCCGAGCCGCGGCTTAAGCTCATCCCCTTCGCGGGTGAAACCAGTCTGCCGTTCGACGAGGGCTAGCGCGTTGCTGATGATCTGCGCCGTCACCGGTTCATCGACCTTTGGCAGATGCATATCCTTGAACGTGCTTTTGCCGCTCGGCGAGAAGGGTTGGCCAATCAGGCTTTCCGCCCCTTTGCTCAAATCGCGGGTATAAGCCGAATAGATTTCCGGGCTGACGGTGCGAATCCGCGGAGGTGCATCGAGGGGTGCTGCTTGCTGGGGGGCGAACAGCATGTGATGCGGAATCTTGTTGCCGTTGTTGTATGCCTCGCGGCGGGCGAGGTGCTTGCCAGCACGTTTCATCTCGGCAGCAATCCAATCGTTCAGCGACTTGAACTCAGCATCGGTCAGCGGTGTACCTTCTTTCGGCGGCATCTCCCGCGCATTGACTTTCTCCAGCACCATCGCCCAGCGGGCAGCGCTTGTGCTCCCCTTCAAATCGGTATCGAGCGCCAGCAGATCCAGTTCCCCCTCAATCTTTTCCCCATGATGACAATTGCCACACTTCTTCGTGAGTACCGATTTCACCGAACGCTCGAATTCCGCGCGGCTTTCATCCAGTGAAGCAAACTTCAGCTCTTCGGCCGCATAAACCGACGCAATCTGAACCAGGCAAGAATAGCCCAGCGGGAGAAGTAAACAGCTGAGTGTGATGAGGTAGCGTCGCATGACAATAAACACAAACTCGCTGAAAAATCAGTAGTTAAACCGAAACTCAGCGCTGCACAGCAGCGCCCACGCCAGGTCCCAGGCGAGCGTCTCGCGCTTGGTACTGGAGTCTTTGAGGAAATCAGTAGCAGAGAGTAGTTCCTGCTCCGTGGGAGCCCGGCAGAGGATGTTGCGGTAAGCCTCGCGGACGGCGGCTTCGTCGTCCTTTTGTTTGATCAGTCTCTCGACCAGGTTGCCTTGCCTGGGCTGCAGAGGTTTGCTCGCCAGTGAGTGGTAGGAAAGGAACAATGCCTGCGCGGCGGTTGCCTCAAAGCCCTCGCTCTGGTTACGGAACCGCTGGGCAAAGTCCTGCCAATCGCGATCCCGGCCGAGCTGCATTCGGACTGCAATCGCGAGGGGAGTCTGATCCTTTAGCTCGCGCGCGACCTTGGCTCGTAGCGGTTCGAGACTGCCGCTGGCTTGATGCATACTCAATACCAGTTGCTCCGGTGACAGCGGCTTGAGAACGCCGACGGCATACAACCCCGCGCGAGGTAGCTCCCCGCTGGTCTCCCAGCGAGTCGATCGCAAATAAGTTTCGCTATGCAAGATGGCGGCCATTAGCCGGCGGATGTCAAACCCACTGGCGGCAAAGTCGTCTGCCAACAGATCGAGGACGGCGGGATGCGTCGCCGGGTTCGCAGTGTGCATTTGATCTACGGGTTCGACCAGACCACGACCGAGTAACTGCTTCCACACGCGGTTCACGAGCGCCCGCTTGAAGTATGCCGAGTCCGCCCTGAGGGCATACTCCGCCAAGGCTTGCCGCCGGCTGAAATAGGGCGCATCCGGCAGGCCGTCGGATCCTTTGACGTACCAAGCGTTCTTGTCCGTGGGGCGCTCTGGTTCGGCAATTTCGTGATTATCCAGGAACAACAGCCGTGCCGACTTTTCTTCCTTTGACTTCGTCGTGAACGAGACCTCTCCCTCGGCCCGCTCTTTCACCAACGGAAATTCCCTATACTTTGCCTCCTGAGTGCGGCCGAAAAAGGCAGCCAAGCCGTAGTAATGATCCTGCTTCAACTCATCGACGAATGGATGATCGTGGCACTTAGCACACTGCAGCTGTAGACCGAACAATCCGGTAGCAACTGCCATCGTCATGTTGTCGAGCCGCTCGCCACCATCCCCTCTCAAGCGCAGTGCGAGAAAATACGCGGAGCCTCGCTCCTCTTCGCGAGTGACATCCGGAGCGAGCAGCTGCCGCGCGATCTCGTTCCACGGGCGATTTTCAGTCAGCGCCGTTTGCAAGAACTGCAGAAAGCCTTCGCGGCCAAAATCGCGTTCCAAGGCACCGCCGTTCAGCCAATCGTCGAAGACTCCTCGCCAGTAGACAGGGAATTCTTCATGCGCGAGCAGTGCGTCGATGAGCCCATGGCTGCGGTCACTGCCTGGGAGCTCATGGAATGCGTCGATCTCGGTCGGAGTAGGAATGCGACCGAGGAGATCGAGATAGATGCGTCGGACAAGTTCGCCATCGGTTGCCCGGGGCGCGGGCTCTAGAGCTCGTGACTTCAGTGCCGTTGCGATTTCACGGTCAATGCTCGCGCTGATTGACCCCACAACTGCGGGTTCAGCTGCGCAAACCGCCACGCCGCAACTCACAACAGCAAGCAGCATCATTCCGTAAATAGTGACTCTTTCCTGCACCGCGACCGCCCTTATGTCAATTCATGAAGTTCCACGTTGCCATCCGCTTTGCCAAGAACCAATTGCCGGCCGTCGGCAGAGAAATCGAGGCCCAGGGAAAAATCGCCCCGCTTGATGCTGCTCAGCAACTTGCCGGGGATGCCTTTTGCTTTGTTATTCTTGTCTGGTTTGGCCGCGATGGCTTTGACGAGTGCGGCTTCGTCGTATTGCCATAGCTTGAACTCAATCTCGCCCGTCACGAGCAGCGGCAACTTCGGATGGAAGGCTGTGTCCATTCCGCCTTTTTCGCTGGCGAGCAACCGTCCCTCGGCGACTTCGAACAAATCGACCTGCTCGCCACCCGCTACCGCCAGCCAGCGTTGGTCATGACTCAGCGACAAGCGATGCACGCCGCTGTGCCGCGGGTTCTGCCCGAACTGATCGTTGGAATTGCCGAAAGTCCACTCGCGCTGCAGCTCGCCACGAGCAACGTCCCACACCTTGCACTGCCCGTCCTCACCGCCGCTGATGATCTGCTCGCCGGATTTTGTGAAAGCCAGATCGAAGATGGCATGCTTGTGGCCGCGCAGCGTATGCAGCAATTTCAAGTCGCTGGATTGCCAGATCTTCACGAGTCCATCAGAGCTGGCGGTCACGAGCTTGTCGCCATCTGCAGAATAAGCAATCGCCTCCACCCAGCCGTCATGCGCATTGGTTTGCAGGAGGGGATTGTCGCTCGTTTTGCCTTCTTCCCAGTTCCACAATCGAAGCGTCCGATCGGAGCCGCCGGTTGCGACTATGTTTCCTTGGGGATGCACCGCGAAGCTTCGGATCCAACCGATTTCGTGAGGACAGATCCACGTGCAAGGGACGAATTGCGAACCCCCTTTGCCTTTCTGACTCGCTTCGGCAGTCAAGTCGAACAGCGCGAGACGCCGATCCGCGGTTTGAGCGAACACTTTCTGCTCGCGCGGATGGAACCGCAGACGGGCCATCGTCAGTGGACCGCGCTTGGCGCCATCGTCGGCGTAAAACGCCTTCTCCACTTTCTTGATTTGCAAAGAGTCGGCCATGGTGTTTGCCTAAAAAACTTCGCGCACTGCTTTGCCCAACTTGTCTTCCACGAAAGGAATCGGACGCTCTTCAAACGTCAGTTCCTTGTGCGGCTCAATACCAAGCGCTTGATAAAACGTGCAGAACAGATCGTGAATGGTGACCGGCCGGTCGGTTAGTTCGGTGCCTTTGTCGTTCGTTTTGCCGATCATCAGGCCTTCCTTCAATCCACAGCCGCCAAACGAGAGAGACCAGCACTTCGTCCAGTGGTTACGCCCCGGCGAGCCTTGACCTTGCAAATCGGGAGTTCGGCCGAACTCGCCCATGAGCACGACGAGCGTGTCCTGCCACAGGCCGCGGTCACGGATGTCGTCAATGAGCGCGCCGACCGCGGTATCGAACTCGGCGTTGATCCACCGCTGGCTTTGAAACGCCCGCCGATGCTTGTCCCAGGCGAGGCCCGACTGATGCTGCACGCGCACAAAGGGCACGCCCCGCTCCAGCAAGCGGCGAGCGAGCAGGCAGTCGCGACCGAGGGCCGAATCGCCGTAGCGCTCCAGGTACTTCGCTGGCTCGCGATCGAGCGCGAATAAGCCCTGGTTCTTCAGCAGCCGGCCGACCTGGGCGAATGAGCTTTCATGCTGGGCAATTAGCTCCGCATCGCGGCCGGCGGCAAACTCCCGTCCTGCGGCCGCTCGCAGCTTTTCCCGCCGCTCGTAAGTGGCGATTGCTTCCGCGCTTGCCGCCGGCAGATCCTGCGGGCCATTACCATTGCCCGGACAGTTAAGGCCCTGCAAACCAGCTCCGAGATATCCCGCGCCCGGCACATGGAGTTTGCCGAAGTTGTCGCGTCCCAGCATGACGTATGACGGCACCATCGGATCGGGCGATGGTTGCTCGTGCGCGCAGACCGAAAGCCAATGCGGCGCCGGCGCGGTGATCGAACTCGGATTATAGCTCGTTTGCGAAATGTAGCCGGCCTGATCGTGGTCGGCATTGTTGCTCGTCATGCTGCGAATCGTGATCATCCGGTTCGCCAGCCGAGCCAGGTTCGGCAGAAACTCATCAAAATGAATGCCGGGCAGCGAAGTTGGAATCGAACAATGCGGTCCACCCGTCGGCATACCTGGCTTGGGATCCCACGTTTCAAATTGGCTCGGCCCGCCGCTCATGAAGATGAGCACAACCTTCTTGCTAGCCCGCTGAGCGGCCGCCGCCTGGTCCGCGGCAAACAACCGGCCAAAACCGCCAAAGCAGGCGCTCGCGGTAACTGCTCCTTGCAGCAGCACGCGCCGTGAGAAAGCGTGATCGATCGCTTTGCAGAACGTATTCATCGTTTGCTCCTCTCTGCCCGTCGCGGTGCACCCACAGAGGATGAGCTCCCATGTGGCAGGTGCTTAATGAAGTGCACCTGCCAAGCCCCAATGTGGGCGATCATTCGCTCTTGCGCGAGCCGGCCGTCGCGGGCTTCGAGCGCAGACAGAATGTTCAGATGCTCCTCCAGCGCCTGCTGCAGCCCCTCCGGCTCCGTCGCCATGCGGTTGAAGCCTTTGTGCAGCAGGCGATAACGATGAATATCGTGAGCGAGCCGCCGATTGCCGCTAGCCGTCGCAATGGTCGAATGAAAGACGTCATCGAACTCCGCCCAGCGAGCCGTCCACGCCTCGCCCCTCGGAGACTGCTGCAATTCCCTGGCAAAATCTTGCAGCGGCAACAACTGCCGGGCATCCATCCTCGCTGCGGCTAGCTCTGCCGCGGGGCCTTCGAGCAGCTTACGCATTTCGAAGACTTCATACACATCGTCGCTGGTCAGTCCAGCCACCCGGGCCCGGCAGTTCCGCTGGCGAACGACGAGCCCATCCTTGGCCAACTGACGCAGAGCGTCATGGACCGGCGTCCGGCTTACCTTCAACTCGCGAGCGACACCTAGTTCACTGAGCACGGCATCCTGCGGATACTTGCCCGTGAGAATGCCTTCCAACACGCGCTGATACACCATGTCTGCCAGCGATTCATCGCTCGCTTCCAGAGTGCACCGATCTTCGCTCGCCGCGGCGGTATTCATGTTTCTATTCCATGGTCGCATTAACCCGGATGGATGTTACATGAACTGCATGCACTTGTCAATGGTTTGCATTCTGTTCATCAACTGTCGAAGCGGTTTATCGACAAGATCTGCCACGTCAGAGTGGAGCGCGCAAAACGCGAATTGGCGATTTCTGACCGGGTTATTATCGAGATCGCTCTCGTTGTCGGGTTCGGTGCCCGCGGCAGTGCAATGCGTACCGTCGAGATGCCGGAACTACCCCCGCAGATCAGAACAATAATCTTGCGTTGCACACGGTCAGATTCTTCACCCTAACGTGGACTGAAAGACGGACGATGACTGGCCCGGACCGAGGCAATTGCTTGTCCCGTTTGCCACTTAATTCGCTTCGGTCCGACACACGAATGGCACTTAAAACTTGGTAAGCCCTTGAGCCATTTCACGTTTGATCTGCGCGCGGTTTTCGCAGGTAGGCGAAGTTTTTGGCGTGCCTCTTTTTGAGGCGGGGTTCGTAGCGATCCGGTCGATCGGCGACGCAGTGAACGGCGATGGCGTCAAGTAGTTCGTGGTACAAGCTCAGGCGGTGCGCGGTGTTTTGTTCGCCTTGTAGAGCGATCACCGGTTGAAATGCTTCCAAGGTTTGAATGGCACCTTTGAAGCTGAGCGAACGCGGTTCGAGCTGATGTTTCTGCGCCGCCTGGGCCAGGATGGTACGAATCAGGTTGTAGGCGAGAATGTGCGTCCACAATTCCTTCCGGACCAGCTCGGGCGTTTTGCAGCGCAGCACGTCCATCTGCATGGTTTGCTTCAGCGACTTCAGAGCGAGCTCCGCGTTCCATCTCGCGCGATACAGTTCCGCCAACTCGGACGGCGGGTAAGCAATGTGGTCCAGAAGCGTTGTGGCAATCACGAGGACTCGCACCCGAAAGCCAGGCTGCGACAACTGTATGCGACACTCGCGAATTGTCAGCGAATCGGGAAGAGTGTCGTAGGTCTTTCGATCAATGGTTCGTGGCTTCATCGGTTTATTCCAGGTCACGATGTGATCATCGTTTCCGAGACGCTGTCCACGACGAAAATCGGTCTTGCGATGTGAGGTGAACCGACAGACGCAATCGACGTTGCGCTGCTTGAGCATCACCAGTTCCGTCCAAGCGCATATCAGCCGATCGGCCAGCATGATGCTTCTTGGCTGAAAGACCGACCACATTTGACGCAGCAAACCTAACTCACTCTGCCCTTTCCCAGCGTATCGACAGGTGCCCACGTCGAGCACGGCGCCGCAAGCCAGTGAGAAGACGACTGCGATGCGCATCAAGGGAACTCTCAGACCCGGCCTCTGCTGTGGCGGCTGCGGATAGGCTTGTTGATTCTCAAGCGTGTCCGGCATCGAAACCGTCGCACCGTCGAAGATGTAAACGCGTCTATTTTTCCACAACCAACGTGATTCTGCGTTCGTATCGAGTTGCTGTCCCGTTTACTTCGCAAGCTGTGAGAAGAACTTCTCCGGCAATCGCTTGCGGGCTTGGCAATAGGCGCTGGTTTCTGGAGAGCACGCACGTTCCTTTCGCGCAACACGACGCGCAATCAGGCGCGCCACAGCTGCGCGACACGAGTGATCAGCCCTCAGCACCTGGCCCAGAAATACACACAGCGTGACGAGCGGCGTAAAGACGCAATCGATCCAACCAATCTTTAACGTTGTCAACGCTTGCTTGATCAACTCCGTGGAGAGGATGTCGCTGAAAGGGAGATTGCCATCCTGTAGGAACTGATGCTGCAAGTGTTTTACCTGTTGCCGAAACCTTCCTTGATGGAAATACCGCATTGGATGCCTCCTTGCCATGATAAGTCTGAATTACAAACTCTCTACGTAATCAAGGACCCCTTGGCCTATCTCATTTCTAACGAAGCACTTCCGGATGAACTACGTGCCATTCGTGTGTCTAGCCGAAGCATGTTGCGTCCTTTAGAAGATCTTATTTTCCTCTACAAAGACGATGGCTGGGTACCGGTGCATCGATCCGCAGTCCCGTCTCGGGAATGATCGCCTGGAGCAGTTCTACGGCTTTGCTAAAGACGATACGAACGTAAAGGGAGCAAACCCCGGAAGCCAGTTTCGAGTTCTTGCAGGGAGAAGCCGGTCGGCTGAAGAATTTGGGCCATAGCCTGCCGAACGCGGCCACCCGGGCAGGATCTGGTAGCAAAATGAAGATCTTTCGCCATTGACCAGCCGCAGCATTCTGTATGTGGCACTGTTCGGCGCGATGTGGTCGGGTACGCGGCTAGCCTTTTTGCCCCCGCAGTCCCTCTGGGTGTGAAGTGTAGCCAGCACTTTCACCAGATATTGATTGGGGCGACGCAATGACGCTGTTTATTTCTCGCGTGTGGAGTGCCGCGGCGGTGCGATTTGCCAGCAGGCGACTCGCCCTTCTATGATCGTCCGGCGCACTGTCACAGAACGAAATCTCATCGTTACTGTTTCTGAAGTCGGTCTTTGTTTGATGCCGGCAACCTTTACCCGCAAATTAGAAGTCTGACTGAGGTCCGCCTGCCACCATTGGAATCGACCTGCTTTACGCCAGGAAAGTCACTCCCAGCTGGCCGGCTTACCTCTGAAGATCGAAAGCGGCAGCCTGATCTTGCTGTGGAGCGCGACGAACGACGTTGGTCCGATAGCAGATATGGTCGCCGAAAGGAATCAAAAGCAGTTGGTAACCGACGCGAAGTGTCTCGCGATGTCTAACTATCGCCGAGCCACTCTCCGGTCAACCGTTGTATGTCGCGGGTTGGTTGCAGCTGTTGGTAGTGAGCAAACATGTTTTTGCAAAGAACTAAATTGTGCGGGCAGATGCGGCTGCGTGAAAGTATAAATAACGAACCGCCCCGGCCGCGCGACGCGCTTCAGGAGTAGCCAGGAATGTTAATTCGCATTGCTTTGCATACGCTGGCCGGATTGCTAATCCTGAACCTGAGCAGTGCCTCAACCTTCGCTCAGACCCAGGATGACTTGGAGCAGTTCGCAGCCAGCGCGTCGCAGTATATGAAACTGCGAGTGGCGGGCCGCGTAGCCGAAGCCGCGCGGGCTGCAGAGGAGACACGCGACATCGTCCGCCGCCGCTTTCCGAAACGCGACCAGTTCAAAGGGACGTTGTTACTTGCTGAGGCCCGCGGCTACGAGGGGCGTTATCGCGAGGCGGTGGAATTGTGGCAGCAAACGCTCGAACAGCTGAAGGACTTCACGCCGCAAAACGAGACCGAACGACAAATGGCGGTCTTATGCTACGGCGATTCCCTGCGGACCATTGGCGTTTGCCTGGAACGTCTCGGTCGAACTGCCGATACGATTCCCTACCACGAGGCGGCCATCCGTTTCTGGAGTCAGGTTCAGCATCCCGAGGCTCAATCGCATTTAGCCCGAGCGAAGACGTCCTTTGCCGATACGCATCGCCTACTCGGCGATCTGGACAAGGCAGCGCAATTGAGCGCTGAAGCGACCGCGATTCTCGAACCACTGGCTCGCGCCGAAACCAGCATCGGCTCGGCGACTCGCAACTTGTGCGACGCGATTCATATCGGCGGTCATGTCGCCATGCAGCAAGATCGATACGATCTGGCCGAGACCAGGTTTCGCCGCGCGCTCCGCCTGCGGGTCGCAGAAAACGGTATGCATCACTTGGATACTGCCGTCATCCTGGATTCTTTTGTGCAACTTTATGCCGTGCAGGGCCGGTGGCAAGAAGCTGAAATGTACTGCCGCGCGGAACTCGCCGCCTATGACCTGAGCGTGGGCAAAGATCATGTGGAAGTGACGAAAGTCCAGCTCCGCATGGCGCAGTTGCTGAACCATCAGGATCGCTCCGCCGAGGCCGAGCCCCTCGCGCGGCAGGCCGTTGCCAAGTTGGCTGCCGAATTAGGGACCGACAATCCGCGCACGACCTTGGCCAATCAAGAGTTGGTCAAAACGCTCTGGCTGCAAGAGAAATACAGCGAGGCCGAGCCAATCTTGAAAAACAGCCTGGACTTTGAAATCAAGATATATGGACCAGAGAGCGCCAGACTTGCTGACAGTCTCCTGCAGTACGCGCATCTCAAAATCTTTCAGGACGACCATGCAGAAACGCTGCGAATCTTGGATCGACTGACCGCGATTCACCAGCTCAGCCCGCTGCCGTCGCAGAAAGTGCAAAACCTGCTCGGCACGCGGGCGGTCGCCTTGTGGCTTTCCGGTCAGCAAGCAGAAGCAGTCACTGCGCTTGACCTGTGCCTGGAACAAACCGAGTTGCTGCGCACTTTTGCCTCTGGCGCGGAACGTGAACGAGCGGAGATGTTTCTCGGCACGAACGCCAGCTATGCGACTGCGGTCAAATGGCAAGCCGAACTCAAAGACGTCGCCAAGCTGTTTACGATGATCGAACGAGCCAAGGCCCGCTCGTTTCTGGATGAGCTGAAGCTGAAGAACATCGATCTGCTCGCGGGTTTATCCGATGCGGTACGAGATGAACTCAAGCACAACGAAAATCAGTTGCGGCAAGCAGTGATGGCTGCAGAGAATCGCC
Above is a window of Anatilimnocola aggregata DNA encoding:
- a CDS encoding CHAT domain-containing tetratricopeptide repeat protein: MLIRIALHTLAGLLILNLSSASTFAQTQDDLEQFAASASQYMKLRVAGRVAEAARAAEETRDIVRRRFPKRDQFKGTLLLAEARGYEGRYREAVELWQQTLEQLKDFTPQNETERQMAVLCYGDSLRTIGVCLERLGRTADTIPYHEAAIRFWSQVQHPEAQSHLARAKTSFADTHRLLGDLDKAAQLSAEATAILEPLARAETSIGSATRNLCDAIHIGGHVAMQQDRYDLAETRFRRALRLRVAENGMHHLDTAVILDSFVQLYAVQGRWQEAEMYCRAELAAYDLSVGKDHVEVTKVQLRMAQLLNHQDRSAEAEPLARQAVAKLAAELGTDNPRTTLANQELVKTLWLQEKYSEAEPILKNSLDFEIKIYGPESARLADSLLQYAHLKIFQDDHAETLRILDRLTAIHQLSPLPSQKVQNLLGTRAVALWLSGQQAEAVTALDLCLEQTELLRTFASGAERERAEMFLGTNASYATAVKWQAELKDVAKLFTMIERAKARSFLDELKLKNIDLLAGLSDAVRDELKHNENQLRQAVMAAENRLNELPAPGPKPSAELITQHKNLAGEVLAARDELYQYLTDLRSASPVYRELIGQKSNAATIPQVQQLMGDDELHLTYYIDKFESYVVAVRKTSAEFAPLVIDETTAAQLGVAAGPLTVGVLNQILQDKQTGLLTIMSSHKRHDEDQSKRLSLLWKLLIPQAEQDALISGKLKLLTIIPDGPLALLPFETLVVNDDIDNPEYLLDVGPPIAYAPSASVLLNLAGRAPSDAAAAQKLLTLGDPNYAPASTTTDAVDRQLGLSRSIDRFRAGLTRLPYTGKESNWVQQNFEKIGFTTVKVTGPAATEAAIRQHAPGRQIIHLACHGMADQNYGNFFGALAIAPGRAGDPRDDGYLSMSEIYELNLDGCELAILSACETNYGPQQQGEGVWALSRGFLVAGSRRVVASNWVVDDAAGATLVSYFAGYLTLAGKDPTARNYASALHNAKKQVRKQEQWKHPFFWSSLVLVGPK